DNA sequence from the Desulfovibrio sp. genome:
CTTGCGCGCCTGTCGGCGCTGATAATAGCCAAGGGCCAATGCGCCAAGGCCAGCCCACAACAACAGACTCCAATAGAGTGAAAAAGAAAAAAGAAGCAGCAGAACATAGCCCGCCCAGATCATGCCACTGACGTGAGTACTGGAATCTTTCATCGACTGTTCTCCATAACTAGATTTTCAATGCGTGCGGCATTGCCGCAGAATTCCAGCAGCTTTTTCCTCCAATTGGACGCAAAACGGTATCACCCGAAGAGGCCTTTGTGCAAAAAATTTTGTCACCCTTACGGATGATACGCCCTTTCAGCCACTCCGTCGACCGAATAAGCTGCCCGGCAAAAAGCTCTGCCGGACAGAGGCGTAAGCGCAAGACACAGATTATTGCATTATTCACTCTACAACTAGAACGCATTAACTATATTAAATTTAATCAAATTTTTATTCATCACGCCATTACTCACCCCCAGGGGTGAGCAGCAACCGGCAAAATCGAACATTAAGGTGATGTGCAGAACTCTGCCCAAAGTGTAGGCCTGATCGGGTTGTTGAGGCCATCAGGAGTTCGCGGCGGCCTGCACTGGAATAGGCTTTGCGTTCAGGCGCTGACATTCCCCAGCACCACACGGATATCTTCGGATACTTGGGCATGGTTAAATATCAATCGGAGACGGAGGAAGTAATGAAAAAGTATATGTTGGCTGCATTGACTGTTTTTATGCTGGGCGCTGCCCCCTTTGCAGCACATGCAGCAGAACAGGATGTGGCAAAAATCACCTGCAAGGACTTTCTGGCTGACAAGCAGAACATAAGCATGATGGTGATGTGGATTGACGGTTACATGAGCGGCAAAAGCGGCAATACCTCCATCAGCGATCAGTGGATGGAAAAGCTGGGTACCCATCTGGGCACCTACTGCGCGAAAAATCCTGCCAAAACCATTATGGACGCCATCGAAGCAGTACCCGAATAACCACTGCCGACTTCAGCACACGGCGTCCCATCACACCCTGGATCACATGGAGATATTTACATGAAACGCTTTATCCTTTCTTTTGCCGCAGCGCTGATGCTCTTTGGTTTCAGCGCCGGAGCAGCCCTTGCACAGGAAATAGTTGTCGCCAACGGCACAGGATTCACCATCCAGCGACTTGGCCTTGTTGACTCCAATGCAGGCGGCAATGCTCAGGATCTTTTGGGCAACGACACGCTTGCCAGTGGCGAAGGCCTGAAGATCAACATCAACGGCAGCCCCAAGGGCTGGGAACTTATAGCCGTTGACAGCGACGGCGGTCAGGTGAACTGGCAAAACCTCGACCTGAGCGGCGTAAAAAAAATTACCCTGCGCGGCGATGGATCTGCAGAACTTGAATAAATGTGATGCTGCATACGTGCCAGCATTCCCGTAATTCTTGCAGGTTTAGCTGATCCGCAGGCATGCACAGCCGGTGACAAAAGCCTATCAGCTTGAGCGGGCTATATATGTTGCATGGCTTGAAGAGGAAGGTACCAGAACGCTTGTTCGGGTACCTTCCTCTTCGCTGTTTTCCTGTCAATCCCTATGGTTCTGCTGCCGCACTTCGCCAGAGGTTACTGGGGCCTCGCGCTGAAAAACTTTTCAGGCAACCTCCGCGAACGCAGGATGAAATAATGCGGCCAGCATCGAATCC
Encoded proteins:
- a CDS encoding HdeA/HdeB family chaperone; translation: MKKYMLAALTVFMLGAAPFAAHAAEQDVAKITCKDFLADKQNISMMVMWIDGYMSGKSGNTSISDQWMEKLGTHLGTYCAKNPAKTIMDAIEAVPE